A window of Candidatus Rokuibacteriota bacterium contains these coding sequences:
- a CDS encoding CoA transferase: MAAPLDGILVVDLSQNVAGPFCTLILGDLGAEVIKVERPERGDDARAWAPPFWGEESSAFMSMNRNKRSLALDLKAPEGAEILRRLVARADVFVQSLRSGVAEELGIGYAQLRPVNPRLVYCSVTAYGEHGPLRDLPGYDPLMQAYAGLMSVNGHPGQPPARVGTSIVDMGTGMWAALGIVAALRQRERTRQGSHVVTALFDTTLMWVSYHMMGYFASGEVPQPQGSGTLMIAPYEAFPTADGYLMIAAGSDALFARACQALGIPEAARDPRFADNPSRVRNRKALFDLIAGITQQETSGGLRERLRAAGVPCAPILSIDQVAAEPQTEASGMLVSAPHPRLSDYRSLALPISWDGIRPGVRRVPPLLGEHTTEVLRELGFSAEEIARLDQRKVVQSQ; this comes from the coding sequence ATGGCGGCGCCCCTGGACGGCATCCTGGTCGTGGACCTCTCCCAGAACGTGGCCGGCCCGTTCTGCACTCTGATCCTGGGGGATCTGGGCGCCGAGGTGATCAAGGTCGAGCGGCCCGAGCGGGGCGACGATGCCCGCGCCTGGGCGCCTCCGTTCTGGGGGGAGGAGAGCTCGGCCTTCATGAGCATGAACCGGAACAAGCGGAGCCTGGCCCTCGACCTGAAAGCGCCGGAGGGAGCCGAGATCCTGCGACGGCTCGTGGCCAGGGCCGATGTCTTCGTGCAGAGCCTGCGATCCGGCGTCGCCGAGGAGCTCGGGATCGGCTACGCCCAGCTCCGGCCCGTGAACCCGCGGCTCGTCTACTGCTCCGTCACCGCCTACGGCGAGCACGGCCCGCTGAGGGATCTCCCGGGTTATGACCCGCTGATGCAGGCCTACGCCGGGCTTATGTCGGTCAACGGCCATCCCGGACAGCCGCCGGCCCGCGTCGGGACCTCGATCGTCGACATGGGGACGGGCATGTGGGCCGCGCTCGGGATCGTCGCGGCGCTGCGCCAGCGCGAGCGCACCCGGCAGGGGAGTCACGTCGTCACCGCCCTTTTCGACACCACGCTGATGTGGGTGTCCTACCACATGATGGGCTACTTCGCCTCGGGCGAGGTGCCTCAGCCCCAGGGCTCGGGGACCCTCATGATCGCCCCGTATGAAGCGTTCCCCACGGCGGACGGTTATCTCATGATCGCGGCGGGGAGCGACGCCCTCTTCGCCCGCGCCTGCCAGGCCCTCGGGATCCCCGAGGCCGCCCGCGACCCGCGTTTCGCCGACAACCCGAGCCGGGTCAGGAACCGGAAGGCGCTCTTCGACCTGATCGCAGGGATCACCCAGCAGGAGACCTCGGGAGGGCTCCGGGAGCGCCTCAGGGCCGCCGGGGTGCCGTGCGCCCCGATCCTGAGCATCGACCAGGTTGCTGCCGAGCCCCAGACCGAGGCGAGCGGCATGCTCGTGAGCGCTCCCCACCCGCGCCTCTCCGACTACCGGAGCCTGGCGTTGCCGATCAGCTGGGACGGCATCCGCCCCGGCGTCAGGCGCGTCCCCCCGCTCCTGGGCGAGCACACCACCGAGGTGCTCAGGGAGCTCGGATTCAGCGCGGAGGAGATCGCGCGCCTCGATCAGCGGAAGGTGGTCCAGTCCCAATGA
- a CDS encoding enoyl-CoA hydratase/isomerase family protein codes for MTVERDYKTLRVARSADGYAVTVELHRPEVLNAMNTAMGEDLLACFEALFWDRAIRAVVLASAGEKAFCVGGDLKEREGMSDEAWRAQHVIFEQAAFRILRCPVPVIAAVEGFAFGGGCELAVLSDFVVASETAVFAVPEVTRGIFPGIGGTQLLPRIVGAPFAKEMIFTGRRVSAQEAKAVGLVNHLVPAGQARTKALEVAGVIAQNGPVAVRQAKKAIAWGAETDLETGMILAIEAYNNTVGTEDRLEGVRAFNERRPPKFQGR; via the coding sequence ATGACCGTCGAGCGAGACTACAAGACGCTCCGCGTCGCGAGGTCAGCGGACGGCTACGCGGTGACCGTCGAGCTTCACCGTCCCGAGGTCCTCAACGCCATGAACACCGCCATGGGCGAGGACCTCCTGGCCTGCTTCGAGGCGCTCTTCTGGGACAGGGCGATCCGCGCCGTGGTCCTCGCCAGCGCCGGCGAGAAGGCCTTCTGCGTCGGCGGAGACCTGAAGGAGCGCGAGGGGATGAGCGACGAGGCCTGGCGCGCGCAGCACGTGATCTTCGAGCAGGCCGCGTTCAGGATCCTCCGCTGCCCGGTACCGGTGATCGCCGCGGTGGAGGGGTTCGCCTTCGGCGGAGGCTGCGAACTGGCCGTCCTCTCGGACTTCGTCGTCGCCAGCGAGACCGCGGTGTTCGCGGTCCCCGAGGTCACGCGCGGGATCTTTCCCGGGATCGGCGGAACTCAGCTCCTCCCGCGGATCGTCGGCGCTCCGTTCGCCAAGGAGATGATCTTCACGGGCCGCCGGGTCTCGGCCCAGGAAGCGAAGGCCGTCGGCCTCGTGAATCATCTGGTGCCCGCGGGCCAGGCACGCACGAAGGCGCTCGAGGTCGCAGGCGTGATCGCCCAGAACGGCCCCGTGGCCGTCCGCCAGGCGAAGAAGGCGATCGCCTGGGGTGCCGAGACCGATCTGGAGACCGGAATGATCCTGGCGATTGAGGCCTATAACAACACTGTCGGTACCGAGGACCGGCTGGAGGGCGTGCGCGCCTTCAACGAGCGCCGGCCGCCTAAGTTCCAGGGGCGGTAG